A single Oncorhynchus mykiss isolate Arlee chromosome 24, USDA_OmykA_1.1, whole genome shotgun sequence DNA region contains:
- the LOC118944042 gene encoding mucin-22-like, whose amino-acid sequence MERTGGGVENSGADSSLVVWSLLTFCLLSGPATGDQHAHCSEFLCLSPPSLLVRLLSFSSEQGPCGYPLDLPPSGLPSGQGLPPLPPGFPGLAPGPVAWSPLSPTVVIVPGRRPARLQPSWARVMAGELLEAGLVNVLVADWLLPPEQEITEGARQVGERLAQTIQTLLVGTQTIQTLLVGTQTIQTLLVDTQTIHTLLVGTQTIQTLLVGTQTIQTLLVGTQTIQTLLVGTQTIQTLLVGTQTIQTLLVGIQTIQTLLVGTQTIQTLLVGTQTIQTLLVGTQTIQTLLVGTQTIQTLLVGTQTLLVGTQTIQTLLVGTQTIQTLLVGTQTIQTLLVGTQTIQTLLVGTQTIQTLLVGTQTIQTLLVGTQTLLVGTQTIQTLLVGTQTTQTLLVGTQTTQTLLVGTQTTQTLLVGTQTTQTLLVGTQTTQTLLVGKQTIQTLLVGKQTIQTLLVGTQTTQTLLVGTQTTQTLLVGTQTTQTLLVGTQTTQTLLVGKQTTQTLLVGKQTIQTLLVGKQTIQTLLVGKQTIQTLLVGKQTTQTLLVGKQTIQTLLVGKQTTQTLLVGKQTTQTLLVGKQTTQTLLVGKQTTQTLLVGKQTIQTLLVGTQTIQTLLVGTQTIQTLLVGTQTTQTLLVGTQTTQTLLVGTQTIQTLLVGTQTLLTIQTLLVGTQTIQTLLVGTQTIQTLLVGTQTIQTLLVGTQTLLVGTQTLLVGTQTIQTLLVGTQTIQTLLVGTQTTQTLLVGTQTTQTLLVGTQTIQTLLVGTQTLQTLLVGTQTLQTLLVGTQTTQTLLVGTQTIQTLLVGKQTTQTLLVGKQTTQTLLVGKQTIQTLLVGTQTIQTLLVGTQTIQTLLVGTQTTQTLLVGTQTTQTLLVGTQTIQTLLVGTQTLLVGKLAQIEHE is encoded by the exons ATGGAGAGAACAGGTGGAGGTGTGGAGAACTCTGGAGCTGACAGCAGCTTGGTCGTCTGGTCTCTACTGACCTTCTGTCTTCTGTCTGGTCCTGCCACAG GTGACCAACATGCCCACTGCTCTGAGTTCCTCTGTCTCAGCCCTCCCTCTCTTCTGGTGAGGCTCCTCAGCTTCTCCTCTGAGCAGGGTCCCTGTGGTTACCCCTTAGATCTCCCTCCTTCAGGCCTCCCATCTGGCCAGGGCCTCCCTCCACTTCCACCAGGCTTCCCAGGACTGGCCCCTGGTCCTGTGGCCTGGAGCCCCCTCAGCCCCACAGTTGTGATTGTCCCGGGCAGGAGGCCAGCCAGGCTGCAGCCCAGCTGGGCGAGGGTGATGGCGGGGGAGCTGTTAGAGGCAGGGCTGGTTAATGTCCTGGTAGCTGATTGGCTGCTGCCCCCAGAGCAGGAGATCACAGAAGGAGCCAGGCAGGTGGGAGAGAGGCTGGCACAGACCATACAGACCCTACTGGTGGGTACACAGACCATACAGACCCTACTGGTGGGTACACAGACCATACAGACCCTACTGGTGGATACACAGACCATACACACCCTACTGGTGGGTACACAGACCATACAGACCCTACTGGTGGGTACACAGACCATACAGACCCTACTGGTGGGTACACAGACCATACAGACCCTACTGGTGGGTACACAGACCATACAGACCCTACTGGTGGGTACACAGACCATACAGACACTACTGGTGGGTATACAGACCATACAGACACTACTGGTGGGTACACAGACCATACAGACACTACTGGTGGGTACACAGACCATACAGACACTACTGGTGGGTACACAGACCATACAGACACTACTGGTGGGTACACAGACCATACAGACACTACTGGTGGGTACCCAGACACTACTGGTGGGTACACAGACCATACAGACACTACTGGTGGGTACACAGACCATACAGACACTACTGGTGGGTACACAGACCATACAGACACTACTGGTGGGTACACAGACCATACAGACCCTACTGGTGGGTACACAGACCATACAGACACTACTGGTGGGTACACAGACCATACAGACACTACTGGTGGGTACCCAGACACTACTGGTGGGTACACAGACCATACAGACACTACTGGTGGGTACACAGACCACACAGACACTACTGGTGGGTACACAGACCACACAGACACTACTGGTGGGTACACAGACCACACAGACACTACTGGTGGGTACACAGACCACACAGACACTACTGGTGGGTACACAGACCACACAGACACTACTGGTGGGTAAACAGACCATACAGACACTACTGGTGGGTAAACAGACCATACAGACACTACTGGTGGGTACACAGACCACACAGACACTACTGGTGGGTACACAGACCACACAGACACTACTGGTGGGTACACAGACCACACAGACACTACTGGTGGGTACACAGACCACACAGACACTACTGGTGGGTAAACAGACCACACAGACACTACTGGTGGGTAAACAGACCATACAGACACTACTGGTGGGTAAACAGACCATACAGACACTACTGGTGGGTAAACAGACCATACAGACCCTACTGGTGGGTAAACAGACCACACAGACACTACTGGTGGGTAAACAGACCATACAGACACTACTGGTGGGTAAACAGACCACACAGACCCTACTGGTGGGTAAACAGACCACACAGACCCTACTGGTGGGTAAACAGACCACACAGACCCTACTGGTGGGTAAACAGACCACACAGACCCTACTGGTGGGTAAACAGACCATACAGACACTACTGGTGGGTACACAGACCATACAGACACTACTGGTGGGTACACAGACCATACAGACACTACTGGTGGGTACACAGACCACACAGACACTACTGGTGGGTACACAGACCACACAGACACTACTGGTGGGTACACAGACCATACAGACACTACTGGTGGGTACACAGACACTACTG ACCATACAGACCCTACTGGTGGGTACACAGACCATACAGACACTACTGGTGGGTACACAGACCATACAGACTCTACTGGTGGGTACACAGACCATACAGACCCTACTGGTGGGTACACAGACACTACTGGTGGGTACACAGACACTACTGGTGGGTACACAGACCATACAGACCCTACTGGTGGGTACACAGACCATACAGACCCTACTGGTGGGTACACAGACCACACAGACACTACTGGTGGGTACACAGACCACACAGACACTACTGGTGGGTACACAGACCATACAGACACTACTGGTGGGTACACAGACACTACAGACCCTACTGGTGGGTACACAGACACTACAGACCCTACTGGTGGGTACACAGACCACACAGACACTACTGGTGGGTACACAGACCATACAGACCCTACTGGTGGGTAAACAGACCACACAGACCCTACTGGTGGGTAAACAGACCACACAGACCCTACTGGTGGGTAAACAGACCATACAGACACTACTGGTGGGTACACAGACCATACAGACACTACTGGTGGGTACACAGACCATACAGACACTACTGGTGGGTACACAGACCACACAGACACTACTGGTGGGTACACAGACCACACAGACACTACTGGTGGGTACACAGACCATACAGACACTACTGGTGGGTACACAGACACTACTGGTGG